Proteins from one Hoplias malabaricus isolate fHopMal1 chromosome 2, fHopMal1.hap1, whole genome shotgun sequence genomic window:
- the kdm4c gene encoding lysine-specific demethylase 4C isoform X5, with product MAGAGANASVNPSCKIMTFRPTMEEFRDFNQYLVYMEAQGAHRAGLAKVIPPKGWKPRGNYDDIDDLVIQAPIQQMVAGQSGLFTQYNIQRKPLSVQEFRKLANSSTYCTPRYLNYEDLERKYWKNLTFVPAIYGADVSGTLYDEGVEEWNIGHLNSILDVIEEDCGVSIQGVNTPYLYFGMWKTSFSWHTEDMDLYSINYLHFGEPKSWYAIPPEHGKRLERLATGFFPNSFKSCEAFLRHKMTLISPSVLKKYGIPFDRITQEAGEFMITFPYGYHAGFNHGFNCAESTNFASVRWIDYGKIATQCTCSKDMVKISMDPFVRRFQPDRYQAWTQGKDTCILDHTLATPSSTPELQAWLQRPHKSKPSNRSVPYPRTRSKRLKTVKEPTDKANTSTEGGRRSNARTELPQGDKEGERKQDCKTHNPLHLSGLAGPCRQICVVKVTRVESDLLAQSSIHQRNLPQALPTESQHPEQTQCDPATSQDTSAALQESVVESESGQVPPNEALEAYESSTENIRNSGMETQSAERTVKSSLVAQYSSSEPPSECLPILESTKSPEAMLDVDSKVSTVSVDDSIKSNTEIATEMDTDSELHSSGTKTLHKEYIPSNNAPHCSTVITQNSDLGKCPTAVLSAPSADMPLLTPEFSEEEEGQNPTNLMSEMPSLTLAVQTSPSEMLAQLENASSDILDKIGTTSKALYADWSSSSFQEGVSADTNRKRSETSLASPWQLSSLKANQDGGSAEDRQMSLNVLQNSSSPSTSGNQNTPQASLRSQAGSASPVSSNLFEDTKPFSSTIWKNFNSQNPAVLIESLQPNLAESEAHDQLPYAMWAESRCQQVKSPEPPNSPDRVLTWANLEPSVVHPSGSEMAEPPEEEFGCQEPQRSDREGSEGDSDLGEKEEDSSSEYSEESMSESECGASGLEPGEVCVYPMPPMKRRTTKSWRHPLRKPTARAVPSAVKQQTISDDEEATEECLSEGEQREVDVWARPLVHLWQNRKAHFPSEREYNSITSKTAPHCAVCTLFMPYYQPEERSDENKAELVQKTAAESQGARSHPLIPEICFAYREGSCPPNTLLEEDGSSPLVSCSSCCVQVHTSCYGVAIHDVSQDWTCDRCSCGDLTADCCLCNLRGGALKRTTDNRWAHVICALGLPEVKFVEIVKRSPIDVSAIPAQRYKLKCIYCRNRMKKLSGACIQCSCGRCPTSFHVTCAHAAGVTMEPDDWPYVVFITCHRHHTRSSSAKSKVSQTELALGQTVITKHKNLRYYSSRVTQVMAQTFYEVMFDDGSFSNDTYPEDIVSRDCAKLGHPEVGEAVQVKWPDGLFYGAKYLGSNTTYMYQVEFEDGSQVLAKREDIYTLDEDLPKKVKGREEEATDPKLSLPERLHCSPQPQSLQDT from the exons ATGGCGGGTGCCGGGGCCAATGCCTCTGTTAACCCCTCCTGTAAGATCATGACCTTCCGGCCCACCATGGAGGAGTTCCGGGACTTCAATCAGTACCTGGTTTACATGGAAGCACAGGGGGCTCATAGGGCTGGACTGGCCAAG GTGATACCACCAAAGGGTTGGAAGCCGAGAGGGAACTATGATGACATTGATGACCTGGTTATTCAGGCTCCCATTCAGCAGATGGTAGCTGGACAATCAGGGCTCTTCACTCAGTACAacatccagaggaaaccacTCAGTGTTCAGGAGTTTCGCAAACTCGCCAACAGCAGCAC GTACTGCACTCCTCGCTATCTAAACTACGAGGACCTGGAGAGGAAGTACTGGAAGAATCTAACTTTCGTGCCAGCCATTTACGGTGCAGATGTCAGTGGAACACTGTATGATGAG GGTGTGGAAGAATGGAATatagggcatctgaactccatcCTAGACGTGATTGAAGAGGACTGTGGGGTTTCCATTCAGGGAGTAAACACACCCTACTTGTACTTCGGCATGTGGAAAACCAGCTTCTCCTGGCACACAGAAGACATGGACCTTTACAGCATCAACTACCTGCATTTTGGCGAGCCCAAGTCCTG GTATGCCATCCCTCCAGAACATGGAAAGAGACTGGAGCGATTAGCTACAG GTTTCTTCCCTAACAGCTTTAAAAGCTGTGAAGCTTTCCTCAGACACAAGATGACTCTGATATCTCCCTCCGTGCTCAAGAAATATGGCATCCCATTTGATAGG aTAACCCAGGAGGCAGGAGAGTTTATGATCACCTTTCCGTACGGATACCATGCTGGCTTCAACCATGGCTTTAACTGTGCTGAATCCACCAACTTCGCCAGCGTGCGTTGGATTGACTATGGCAAGATTGCCACTCAG TGCACGTGCAGTAAGGACATGGTGAAGATCTCCATGGACCCGTTTGTGAGACGTTTCCAGCCGGATCGATATCAAGCCTGGACACAAGGCAAAGACACCTGTATTCTGGACCATACACTGGCCACTCCCAGCAGCACCCCTGAGCTACAGGCCTGGCTCCAGAGACCCCACAAGTCCAAGCCTTCAAACAGAAG CGTCCCTTATCCCCGCACACGGTCCAAACGGCTGAAGACAGTCAAGGAGCCAACGGACAAAGCAAACACATCAACGGAGGGGGGTCGCCGCTCAAATGCAAGAACAGAATTACCTCAAGGAGATAaggaaggagaaagaaaacaagacTGCAAAACCCATAATCCATTGCATCTCTCAg GGCTTGCTGGTCCATGTCGACAAATTTGTGTTGTCAAAGTAACACGTGTAGAGAGTGATTTATTGGCTCAGTCATCTATACATCAAAGAAATCTTCCCCAAGCCTTGCCCACTGAATCTCAACACCCTGAACAAACCCAGTGTGACCCTGCAACCTCTCAGGACACTTCTGCAGCCCTACAGGAGTCAGTAGTTGAATCGGAATCTGGTCAGGTACCTCCAAATGAAGCCTTAGAGGCTTATGAGTCCTCCACTGAGAACATTCGAAACTCTGGTATGGAGACTCAGAGTGCGGAAAGAACTGTTAAAAGTTCACTTGTTGCTCAATACTCAAGCAGTGAACCTCCCTCGGAATGTCTCCCCATCCTTGAATCAACTAAATCTCCTGAAGCTATGCTCGACGTTGACAGCAAAGTGAGCACAGTGTCAGTGGACGATTCTATTAAAAGCAATACGGAAATAGCCACTGAGATGGATACAGATTCTGAGTTGCACAGTTCTGGAACAAAGACACTTCATAAAGAATATATTCCTTCCAATAATGCACCACACTGTTCCACCGTTATTACACAAAACTCAGATCTTGGAAAATGTCCCACAGCTGTGCTTTCAGCGCCTTCTGCTGACATGCCTCTCCTTACTCCAGAGTTTTCAGAGGAGGAAGAAGGACAGAACCCAACAAACCTGATGTCCGAAATGCCTTCCTTGACCCTTGCAGTCCAAACCAGCCCCTCAGAGATGCTGGCCCAGCTGGAAAACGCATCTTCTGATATTTTGGACAAAATTGGGACTACTTCTAAAGCGCTTTATGCAGACTGGTCCTCAAGCTCATTCCAAGAAGGTGTTAGTGCAGATACTAACAGGAAACGATCAGAAACCAGTTTGGCATCACCATGGCAGTTGTCCAGTTTGAAAGCCAACCAGGATGGAGGATCAGCAGAAGATAGGCAGATGTCTTTAAATGTCTTACAAAACTCCTCG TCCCCTAGCACGTCAGGCAATCAGAACACTCCCCAAGCTTCTTTACGTTCACAAGCTGGCTCCGCATCTCCAGTTTCCTCAAACTTGTTTGAGGACACCAAGCCGTTCTCCTCCACCATCTGGAAGAACTTCAACAGCCAGAATCCAGCGGTGCTTATTGAGAGCCTACAGCCAAACCTGGCTGAAAGTGAGGCTCATGACCAGCTCCCTTACGCCATGTGGGCAGAGTCACGCTGCCAGCAGGTCAAATCCCCAGAACCTCCCAACTCTCCAGACAGGGTGCTGACCTGGGCAAACCTGGAGCCCAGTGTAGTGCACCCCTCTGGTTCAGAGATGGCAGAGCCTCCTGAAGAGGAGTTTGGCTGTCAGGAGCCTCAGAGATCAGACAGAGAAGGGTCTGAGGGGGATTCAGATttgggagagaaagaggaggacagCAGCAGTGAGTACAGTGAGGAGAGCATGAGTGAGTCGGAGTGTGGGGCATCAGGCCTTGAGCCGGGAGAAGTCTGTGTG tacCCCATGCCCCCTATGAAGAGAAGGACCACAAAGAGTTGGCGTCATCCCCTGAGGAAACCAACAGCCAGAGCAGTGCCCAGTGCAGTGAAGCAGCAGACCATTAGTGATGATG AAGAGGCCACAGAAGAGTGTTTATCAGAGGGAGAGCAGCGGGAGGTTGATGTTTGGGCCCGGCCTCTGGTTCATTTGTGGCAGAATCGAAAAGCCCATTTCCCCTCTGAGAGAGAATACAACAGCATCACATCTAAAACTGCTCCACATTGTGCTGTGTGCACTCTCTTCATGCCGTACTATCAG CCTGAGGAAAGGTCAGATGAAAATAAGGCAGAGTTGGTGCAGAAAACTGCAGCAGAGTCACAGGGAGCGAGGTCACACCCCCTGATCCCTGAAATCTGCTTTGCATACCGCGAAGGTTCCTGTCCCCCAAACACGCTACTGGAGGAAGACGGCTCCAGCCCCCTGGTGTCCTGCAGCAGCTGCTGTGTGCAAGTGCACACCA GCTGCTATGGTGTTGCCATTCATGATGTCAGCCAGGATTGGACATGTGACCGCTGTTCATGTGGAGACTTAACAGCT gaTTGCTGTTTATGTAACTTAAGAGGAGGTGCACTGAAAAGAACTACAGACAACAG ATGGGCACATGTGATATGTGCTCTGGGTCTTCCTGAGGTGAAGTTTGTTGAGATAGTGAAGAGGAGCCCCATTGACGTCAGTGCTATTCCTGCTCAGAGATATAAGCTG aAGTGTATATATTGTCGCAACCGTATGAAGAAGCTCTCTGGGGCTTGCATTCAGTGCTCTTGTGGCCGTTGTCCCACATCCTTCCATGTCACTTGCGCTCATGCGGCTGGGGTCACAATGGAACCTGATGACTGGCCGTACGTGGTGTTCATCACTTGCCACAGGCACCACACACGGAGCTCCAGTGCT AAATCGAAAGTGAGCCAAACGGAGCTGGCACTGGGCCAAACGGTGATCACCAAGCACAAGAACCTGCGTTACTATAGCTCTCGCGTCACTCAAGTAATGGCACAAACATTTTACGAGGTCATGTTTGACGACGGGTCATTCAGCAACGACACCTACCCTGAGGACATTGTG AGCAGAGACTGTGCCAAACTTGGGCATCCAGAAGTCGGAGAAGCTGTGCAGGTGAAGTGGCCCGATGGACTTTTCTATGGAGCTAAATACCTAGGCTCCAACACCACATATATGTATCAG gtggagtttGAGGACGGTTCTCAAGTGCTGGCTAAGAGAGAAGACATATACACTCTGGATGAGGATCTGCCTAAAAAAGTAAAAG ggagagaggaagaggcaACGGACCCCAAACTCTCGCTTCCAGAAAGACTACATTGCTCACCTCAGCCCCAGAGCCTGCAGGACACCTGA